A region of Periplaneta americana isolate PAMFEO1 chromosome 16, P.americana_PAMFEO1_priV1, whole genome shotgun sequence DNA encodes the following proteins:
- the LOC138690938 gene encoding uncharacterized protein produces MMSYSSEDYVDQGYAVTSGVKFEKDEVPISSAVVKRELEERNFSDHHETGIKEKYEDQSQDLTSDIKFEEDPVPISFPVVKREPEEVQIDLDTVNNDSWMEVTAEDNEASTER; encoded by the exons ATGATGTCTTATTCGTCCGAGGATTATGTGGACCAGGGATATGCTGTCACATCTGGGGTTAAATTCGAGAAAGATGAGGTGCCAATTTCGTCCGCTGTAGTAAAACGCGAACTTGAG gaacggaattTTTCGGATCATCATGAGACTGGTATAAAGGAGAAATATGAGGACCAGAGCCAAGATCTCACATCTGATATAAAGTTTGAGGAAGATCCGGTGCCGATTTCATTCCCTGTGGTGAAACGTGAACCAGAG GAAGTGCAGATTGACTTGGACACAGTGAATAATGACTCATGGATGGAAGTAACGGCAGAGGACAACGAGGCTTCTACTGAAAGGTGA
- the LOC138692199 gene encoding zinc finger protein ZFP2-like isoform X1 encodes MMSYSSEDYVDKGYAISSEVKFEKDEVPISSALVKREPEERNFSDHYVTGIKEEYEDQSQDLTSEIKVEEDPLLISFPVVKREPEEEQSDPDAVNDDPWMEVMAEDNEVSTERIGTPTNKKSLESVGIAREANTTVCQILNNSGSSEKPVWTHDDDDDERQFVFKSSEQCFSKSSKQKRGSLEVADKKSFKCDVCGKCFSQSSNLKCHVRRHTGQKPFKCDVCGKYFSDSSALKCHVRHHTGEKPFKCDMCGKCFSQSSSLKCHVRRHTGEKPFKCDMCGKYFSDSSALKCHVRHHTGEKPFKCDMCGMCFSQSSSLKYHVHSHTGETPFKCDACGTCFSHSSELKIHVRRHTGEKPFKCHMCDKCFSHSSTLNCHVRRHTGEKPFKCDMCGKCFSQLSELKIHIRFHTGERPFKCDICGKCFSHSSDLKCHVRCHTGEKPFKCDVCGKCFSQSNALKCHVRRHTGEKPFKCDVCGKCFSQSYALKCHVRRHTGEKPFKCDVCGKCFSQSSTLKSHERRHTG; translated from the exons ATGATGTCTTATTCCTCCGAGGATTATGTGGACAAGGGATATGCCATCTCATCTGAGGTTAAATTCGAGAAAGATGAGGTGCCAATTTCGTCCGCTTTAGTGAAACGCGAACCGGAG gaacggaattTTTCGGATCATTATGTGACTGGTATAAAGGAGGAATATGAGGACCAGAGCCAAGATCTCACATCTGAGATAAAAGTTGAGGAAGATCCGTTGCTAATTTCGTTCCCTGTGGTGAAACGTGAACCAGAG GAAGAGCAGAGTGACCCGGACGCAGTGAATGATGACCCATGGATGGAAGTAATGGCAGAGGACAACGAGGTTTCTACTGAAAG GATTGGAACGCCCACTAACAAGAAATCATTAGAATCCGTCGGTATTGCACGTGAAGCGAACACTACTGTATGtcagattctaaataattcaGGATCCTCGGAAAAACCTGTGTGgactcatgatgatgatgatgatgagaggcAATTTGTTTTCAAATCATCTGAACAATGTTTCTCGAAATCGTCAAAACAGAAAAGGGGTTCACTCGAGGTCGCAGACAAGAAGTCGTTCAAATGCGATGTGTGCGGTAAGTGTTTCTCACAATCGAGTAATCTCAAATGCCATGTACGCCGCCACACAGgccagaaacctttcaaatgcgatgtgtgtggtAAATATTTCTCAGATTCGAGTGCACTCAAGTGCCATGTACGCcatcacacaggcgagaaacctttcaaatgcgatatgtgtggtaagtgtttctcacaATCGAGTTCGCTCAAGTGTCATGTACGCCGTCACACAggcgaaaaacctttcaaatgcgatatgTGTGGTAAATATTTCTCAGATTCGAGTGCGCTGAAGTGCCATGTACGCcatcacacaggcgagaaacctttcaaatgcgatatgTGTGGTATGTGTTTCTCACAATCGAGTTCTCTCAAATACCATGTACACTCTCACACTGGAGAGacacctttcaaatgcgatgcgTGTGGAACGTGTTTCTCACATTCGAGTGAGCTGAAAATCCATGTACGCcgtcacacaggcgagaaacctttcaaatgccaTATGTGTGATAAGTGTTTCTCACATTCGAGTACGCTCAATTGCCATGTACGCCGTCACACAggcgaaaaacctttcaaatgcgatatgTGTGGTAAATGTTTCTCACAATTGAGTGAGCTCAAAATACATATACGCTTTCACACAGGCGAgagacctttcaaatgcgatatatgtggtaagtgtttctcacaTTCGAGTGATCTCAAATGCCATGTACGCTGTCACACTggcgagaagcctttcaaatgcgatgtatgtggtaagtgtttctcacaATCGAATGCACTCAAGTGCCATGTACGCCGTCACACAggagagaaacctttcaaatgcgatgtgtgtggtaagtgtttctcacaATCGTATGCACTCAAATGCCATGTACGCCGTCACACGggagagaaacctttcaaatgcgatgtgtgtggtaagtgtttctcacaATCGAGTACGCTCAAAAGCCATGAACGCCGTCACACAGGCTAG
- the LOC138692199 gene encoding zinc finger protein 813-like isoform X2 has translation MMSYSSEDYVDKGYAISSEVKFEKDEVPISSALVKREPEERNFSDHYVTGIKEEYEDQSQDLTSEIKVEEDPLLISFPVVKREPEEEQSDPDAVNDDPWMEVMAEDNEVSTERIGTLTRRESSESVGIAHEESTTVCQILNNLGSSEKPVWTHEDERQFVFKASEQCFSKSSKQKSYSHKHAGKTSFKCDVCGKCFSESSSLKCHERLHTGEKPFKCFVCGKCVSQLSNLKAHVRRHTGEKPFKCEVCGKCFSQSNTLKCHERCHSGEKPFKCDVCGKSFSQSSSLKCHERRHSGEKPFKCDVCGKSFSHFHTLICHKRLHTGEKPFKCDFCGKCFSQQSILKTHKRIHTGDKPYKCEVCGKCFSRSSILKSHEFRHKGHKPFKCDVCGKCFSESRSLKCHELRHETLQLRGVR, from the exons ATGATGTCTTATTCCTCCGAGGATTATGTGGACAAGGGATATGCCATCTCATCTGAGGTTAAATTCGAGAAAGATGAGGTGCCAATTTCGTCCGCTTTAGTGAAACGCGAACCGGAG gaacggaattTTTCGGATCATTATGTGACTGGTATAAAGGAGGAATATGAGGACCAGAGCCAAGATCTCACATCTGAGATAAAAGTTGAGGAAGATCCGTTGCTAATTTCGTTCCCTGTGGTGAAACGTGAACCAGAG GAAGAGCAGAGTGACCCGGACGCAGTGAATGATGACCCATGGATGGAAGTAATGGCAGAGGACAACGAGGTTTCTACTGAAAG gatTGGAACGCTCACTAGGAGGGAATCGTCAGAATCCGTCGGTATTGCACATGAAGAGAGCACGACTGTATGCCAGATTCTAAATAATTTAGGATCGTCGGAAAAACCTGTGTGGACTCATGAAGATGAGAGGCAATTTGTGTTCAAAGCGTCTGAACAGTGTTTTTCGAAATCGTCAAAACAGAAAAGTTATTCACACAAGCACGCAGGCAAGACGtccttcaaatgtgatgtttgtggtaagtgtttctcagaATCGAGTAGTCTCAAATGCCACGAACGCCTGCACACAGGGGAGAAACCCTTCAAATGCTTTGTTTGTGGGAAGTGTGTCTCGCAGCTGTCTAACTTAAAGGCACATGTACGCcgtcacacaggcgagaaacctttcaaatgcgaagtgtgtggtaagtgtttctcacaATCGAATACACTGAAGTGCCATGAACGCTGTCACTCAGGTGAGAAACCCttcaaatgcgatgtgtgtggtAAGAGTTTCTCACAATCGAGTAGTCTCAAATGCCATGAACGCCGTCactcaggcgagaaacctttcaaatgcgatgtgtgtggtAAGAGTTTCTCGCATTTTCATACGTTAATATGCCATAAACGTCtgcacactggcgagaaacccTTCAAGTGCGACTTTTGTGGCAAGTGTTTCTCGCAGCAGAGTATTCTAAAGACACACAAACGCATACACACAGGTGACAAACCTTATAAATGCgaagtttgtggtaagtgtttctcgcgaTCAAGTATTCTAAAATCTCATGAATTCCGTCACAAAGGCCACAAACCCTTCAAATGCGATGTGTGCGGTAAGTGTTTCTCAGAATCGCGAAGCCTCAAATGCCATGAACTCCGGCACGAAACCCTTCAATTGCGAGGTGTGCGGTAA